The following DNA comes from Miscanthus floridulus cultivar M001 chromosome 5, ASM1932011v1, whole genome shotgun sequence.
GCATACTCGCATATGAAAGAAGTACTATCCAAGCTGTCATATCTGTGTGTTTCATTTGGCATGACATATTAAGGGTTGTGTTTCTTTTATCGATGACCGTTTTAAGTATTTGTGGTGGAAAGAGGGATGAgtgctactccctctgttccaatttATAAGTCACTTTAGCTTGCTCCTAAACTATCTAAACTtggccaagtttatagaaaatgcaTCAATATCTAGACACCAATGCAGTTTCATTAAATTCTCCCTGAAATATtgtcttgatagtgcatttatttgaaccTGTAGATGTTAGAAATATTTTtctaaaaacttggtcaaaattgGAGAAGTTTGAATTAGGACAAAGATAAAATGACCTATAATTTGGAGAAAAGGGATCAGTTTCAAGGTAGTCATAAGCTACTGTGATATAATGCACTGCTTGAACTTATGTTGAGAATCAgaaagagagaattccttatttgacactgggaaaatgagtcgttcctttcttggccctgaaattttcttcgttccttatttgacactcacttgaactttcatccctaatatgGCACCGCAGCCAAAtctgttagctaacggtgttaagggGCAAAAAGGTCTTTTTAACAGCcacttaacaccgttagctaacggatttggcTGCGGTGCcatattagggatgaaagttcaagtgagtgtcaaataaggaacgaagaaaatttcagggccaagaaaggaacgactcattttcctagTGTCAAATAAGGATTTCTCTCAATCAGAAATGTTGCTGAGTGCAGAGGAGCCTCATTCTCTATTTTGTGCAGTGACTGGGCTGTCAATTATGCTGAAACAAAGTTTTGCTTAGTAATTGAGCTTTCGGTTGATATGTTTTGCTACCTTAAACTTGTTAAAATTTAAGAAATGGGTTGTGTTCATGAGTCCTTTGTACTCTTGGCCTGTTTGGTTCAAAACTGTGACACAAGTTTCCTGTATATTGTTTAAAATTTGGTTACTTTGTGAGGGCATGGCTGAGACATCCTCTTGAATGCATCTTCATGGGCGTCTCCCAAACATTATCTGTTCTGTATCAAGCTTTAGAGTTCAGGTTGACAAACACCTGTGAGTCATGACTTTATATGGTAGTTGCATCTTACTTTTTCCTTATTTGAAAGACGAAATATCTGTTCTACGTGGTTGACACACAACTAGTTGAGTTGGCTGCTGCCCTTTGGCTTTTCCTGGGTTCGATTATGTTTGCATTTACGAGATGATGGGTGATGTAACCTCTGGATTTTCACCAAATGGTTCATGGATTGCTTGTGGTTTGAAATCACAGTCCAATAACTTCTCTTTGGTCTTTTATGTGGTATAGATGCTAGAAAATATTGTCATCAAAATCCACATCCACATTCTTTTTGTTAGGACCTCGAATATTTTCAGCTTGTGGTTGTCCAAGTAGTTAGTTCCCTGGAATGTGCGCCTATTTTGTTGTCTTGTaaatttcatgttgcaagttggaACATGGGTGATGACTTGTTTACTTTTTTTGTTTCAGGAACGAAATTGGGCTTTTCATGTCGATAGATGAATCCACATGTTAGACAGGTGGTTATGATTAACTCTGTAGGTGCTGATATTAGGATTGTGAGTACCCAAATCCCTAGAGAAAGGAATTAGCAGGGAATATATCTGCAACAACCAGCGCAGATTGTTGTATAATTCTCATATGTGTTTCTTTTTTTCTCAGCAATGCTAAGCAAAATATTACTGCTCTTTTGATTACTGTATATGGCTATCTGCTTACTGACGTGTGATTTCAAGATAGTAATATCATTTGATAGCTCGTAGTGCTTACTGTACTTGGTTATAACTGCTGCATTTTACTTCTTTTTTTGGAACTGAGACTCCCGGGGCCTTTCGGTGTTCCAGCGGTGCTCACAAAAACTCCACACTTAATCTAAAAAAAAAACTCCACACTTTGATGTGGCATGAAGACATGCAGTGCACTTCCCCAACGGTTGCATATTCTTTTCCTGAAACCCTTTTACTCTCACCGTGATTAGGAACTGCTCCCTCAGTCCTAAAACAAGTGAACACTTTTGTATTTCAAGGAGTCAATTATAtcttaaatttgactaaatttataaaaaaataatattaacatttgtGTCTTAAAATATGGCGTGATTAATAATCTCTTAaattttatttggtatcataagtaTTGTGCATTTATTTTGAGATGTAGGGTTATAAATCTAGGATGCTTTTTTATGAAATTTATCTGCTACCATGTGATTTTTGGGGATAGTTTTTCAGGCCAGTTTTAGTGTTAGTTTCACATGAATTTCATTTGTATTTAATAAGCTGTCACATATGTGTTTTGATGATATGACAACGTTTCTAAGAGGAGACAagtgtgttttatctagatgaaaCTTTTTTTTGCCACGATTACAAACTTCACATGAGCCATAAAATTTAATGTCTATGAAACAATAGAATAAAACTATGCATTGAGAATGGATGTTCCATCTCAATTCACATGAGTTGGCAGTCTTAAAAACTATACATTCACGATGGATGTTTCATCTTAATCTACATCATGAGGTCTTGGCGAAATTGCATCATCCAACTTTCGTTTCACCCTTTCTCAACTTTATTgtcttttttctcgaatacgcaaaatatttgtgtatcattgtattaagaagaagagtttaagcATATAGACAACACGCATCTACCGAGCGTCAAAGGAGGTCGACCTAAAACAGCCGTAGCTGGACCATCCTAGCAGAAGGTCTCTAgttttgatattacataaaaggaaATAACCAAAACCGACGCAGCGGTGTGACCTAGGAGGTGGCTTTGGGTCTTCGCGGCTGCCTAAACGAGCCCTTTTCACCGTTTGGGAAGAGCGCGTCCAGCGCTTCGACGTTGGACGCAGTCAGGTTGCCGTCGAAGATCTTGTCAAAGACCTATAGCTCCGACGCGGATGGCGCTGATGGACCCTTTTTCAACTTTATTGTCACCCTTTCTCTTTTCGTAAAATTTCGAGAATAGGGAGAGGTGAAACGCTTTGCACGTGCTTGCACTACTTGCAACATTCTAGTGGTCAGTCCTACCAACACAGCACCAGGTGGTCTCCGTCCCTTAGAACGGCAACGTCGTCGACCTCGGCGCCGTCGACGGTGAGCACCCGCCTCGCCGCCTTCCCGAACTTTGCCTCAGCGACTTTCATCAGCTCTTGCAGCGAATCCGGAAGGAGGACGAGCTTCCCCGCAGCACGGCTCCGTTGCTTCTCGGTGCCATGGCTGGGGAAGCGATCATGAATCACCACTCGTAGTCCGTGCTGTCGACGCGGCAACATGCAGGGAGAGGGAGCGGTCTCTTCGTGTTGCTCGGTGCCAAAGCTGGCATTCTGATCCTGGCTTGGAACCATCCTGGCGCCGTCACCGTTCTTATGCTGCATCTGAAAAATGTAGCCGATCTGAAGCTCATCCTGGGCAAACAAGACATGTTGCACACCAAGTTTTAGAGTTCACAGTGCAAGTTTCGATTTTTTTTTACCATGCTTGTTTTGGAAAGGATTTCCTCGAAAAGCGGCGCATCCGCTGAAACTTGTTCCTTGAGAGACTTGAGGTGCTGAACAAAATTGGCGTAAACGGTGTTGGCATCTGCAGTGTTGGAACACTGCAGAAGATGGCTGAGGCTGATGCACACGGCCTGCGTGAGCCTGCTGCTACGGACGGTGAACGGCTGCGGGACGCCCAAAATGACGCCCATTTCCCCTGCCATGCCGTGTGGCCCGATCTTCATCACCAGCTGAAAGAGGGCACCACACCACAGCTGATCAAAACTCTCGCTGGCATAAAAAAGAGCCAAGAAAGCGACTGAAGTTTCTTTCATGACTGAGTTTCACGTTACTgagcaaagaaaagaaagagattgACGCTCAGTCACTCATGATGTTCAGCGTTCGAATGGCTTGCCTTCTCTGTTCCATCAGCAGCAGTTGTCAACACGTCCTGTTGTAAGCAAGCAGAAGGAACGGGATAAAAAACAATGTTGGAGCAGATAAGGTTATTGACAGACAGAGACGTAGGTGTGAATTACTGTGTGCTTACCGCTGCGCCGGACACGATGATGTAGCAGTCTGTCGAGGTCACCTTCTGGAGGACAGTGTCCGCCTTGGGAGGGAAATACTCTGCCCTCATCTCTGAAACCTGCACGCATCCCGAGGTCATGGTGGTCAGGTCACTGGGGGCTATGGATCGAATCGAGTGCGTGCGAATGTTCATGTACCAGCTGTAGGACGAGGTCGTTGGAGACTCCCTGGAACAGGTAGCAGCGCTGGACCGTGTCCCTGAAGAGGTGGTGCGCGACCCGGGACCTGAGCACCGTGGGCAGGTCGGACAGCAGCTGCTGCTGGATCACCTCCCCCGTGCTGAACCTCAGCTGCGCGCTCGCCATCATCTGCTCTCTCAGCTCCGGCGGCAGCCGGTTCACGCTCCCGAACGTCGAGACTCGCCGCACCATGTCCCTCTGCGTGCCGCCAAAGCAAACATGCATCAAGACTTCACCGCCTTATGATGTTGCCGATGATGGCAGACACGTGCGAGAGGCATCTACACATACTATACCATCTTGAAGGTGTTGGTGGCGGCGTGGACGACGAGGTTGGTCATGTTGCCGATGATGTAGGAGGTGAGGCCGATGTTGAAGAGCATGTAGCAGGTGGCGAACACCATCTCGCCGGGGTTGACAGCGTGCAGGTCGCCGTACCCGACGGTGGCGAGCGTGGTGATGGACCAGTACACCGCGTAGGTGTAGCTGACCCAGACGCTGCGGCCCTCGAAGTCGCGCACCTGGCTGCCGAGCCAGGTGTGCGTGTGCTCCTCGTCCCCGTGCCCGTGGTGGAACGCCATCCACAGGAAGATGCACGCCGAGGAGTGCAGCGCCAGCAACGTCACGCCGCAGAGTTTGATGAGCCTGGTGTAGAAATAGTCGAATCGTATGTCCTTCTCCAACCTGCAGGAATACATAGGATGTGTACTGCACAAGGCACATGCATGGAGAAGAAGAGAAGCATGGCGTACGTACCTTGCAAAGAGCTTACTGACGCGCTGTAGTCTCCACATCCGGAGAAGGTTGAGGTACCTGAATCCAGTGCTCCTGCCGCTCACCAGCCGGTAGATTACGTGAAACGGGACCGTCGAGGCCACGTCCATTGCGAACGACGGCCGTGCGAGGTACCTGATGAGTAATGAGTGCACCGTGCACGCAAGCATGTTTTTTATTTGGCGTACACAGTTTGTACGTGCATAAGATTGATGGTCGATCAGTTAACTAGTGCTAAAATACTACGTGGTGGTGATCTTCCTGCGGTCGTCGACGAAGAGATTGGCGGATCTGTCGAAGTAGGCGACGAAGAAGGCGACGGCGATGTCGACGGCGAAGAACACGTCGACGATCAGGTCCACGACGAGAAGCGGCGTGGTGGCGGCCTTCTCGAGAGCCAGCTCGAACGGCGACGACCACGCCGAGTAGAGCACCAGCACGATCAGGAACCCCTGCCACCACCTGATAGACCCTGGCAGGCGTCAGTGCATGGATCAAAAAACGCGCGCGGACGCGTATGTGGCATGGTATCCCCTATATCTGCATGCGCAGCAACCGTCTACCGCACCTGTAGCTGCAGTCGTAAGGGTTGATGGCGTTGTTCCCGACGGAAGGGGAGAGCTCGCCGAATGCCGGGAGAAGGTCGCCAGAAACGCCACCGCGGCCGATGCCCGGCAGTGCCCAGCTTTCTGTCTCTGCCCCTGGTCTTCTTGCcatgctgctgcctgctgcctgctgctgGCAACTCCTTTTGGCAGCAACAGCAAAATCTGCCCTGCGGTGACCTCTGAGATCGGCACAGATAGGAGAGAACCACACCGAACGACATGAATCGGTAGAGTGTTTATagtagtagctagctagctagtattattgaGAGATCAGCTAGCGATGGATGCACGAAACGAAAGCAATGGAACAGTGCCGCATTTCTGTCTGTCGTCGAAATAATTCAGCTATTTTAGCGACGGCGCAGATCATGGTCTGACTAAAACACGGCGATAATATTTGTTTGCAACAATGATTGGGTCCAGGAGAGTTAAAGGCAAGCCGTAGCGGTTTATCCAGATAACTTAGTCTCGTCCTAGGCTTGACTAGCGAGTTCTAATGCACGATTGCTTGCTTTAGAGAGTCACTAGAGAGAAGATCGAGATCGAAGAATCTATAGCTCTTTCGCTCCCCTAGAAGACACCCGAACTAGTAACTCTCTGTTCTCAAGAAACAGAAGTACTCCCAAACATTCAAGACAATGCTATGGCATGAACTCGCGCAGCTTAATTAATTTGCATCAGGTACGCGTACACTAATGGcgcatacatacatacatgtgCAGCCTGCAGAACGCTGGTGCAGCGCTACAGCTACAGGACGACGCTGCCAATCGAGGCGGGAATGGACGAGGGAGACGGCGAGATTGATCGAGGGAGTGGCTAGAGCCCCCAATTAAACACGTTACCAGAGCGAGGCAAGAATAGGAGAACTCCGATCGTTTATTTGGCATCAGCCGCCTGTGCTCTGCGCCGCCTTCCGTCATGATTCATGAACGCCGAGTAACATTCCTTTCCTTTTCGTTGGAGGATCGGGTAGCATCGGATTTGGAGTTGGATTCACTCCCGGATTCCTAATATATTTGATTCCCCAGTTAGTACCTGATATCTTTCATCTTTGATTTGACTCTTCGTTTTTCTTTCTTGTTCCTAAAAAAAAGCGGGCATTTACCTTGGAATCTCTCAAATCTTAACGAGCAAAGCTGACATGTTATCCGctccctctgtcctaaaataCACTATCCAAGTTAATTTATAGAACCTATTATGTAGTAAaccaaatgacgtatatataacACTTCCTAATTACCATAGGTTCGTGATAGACATTAATGATTATTAAGCATGTGAAAATTGTTTTAGCGTTTGTTCACCTAGAATACCTTATACTTTGGAACAAATTTGAACTCTAGATTCTTTATAtttcaggacggagggagtagctctAGTTGAGCCGATTATGTCCTAGCTCTATGATACCGGGTGTCATGTCATCACTAGTAGCCCCCAAGTCCTTCGTACTTGAGTTGCCTTCTATTGCTCTTCTTGATCAACTAGTTTTAGCCTAAGTTACAAACCTAGAATTACCTTATAATTTGGTATAAATTTTGAACTCTGGATTCTTTATATTTCAGGATGCATGGAATAGCTCTAGTTGAGCCGATTATGTCCTAGCTCGATGATGATGCAAGGTGTCACGTCATCATTAGTAGCCCCCAACTCCTTCGTACTTGAGTTGTCTTCTATTGCTCTTCTTGCTCAATTGGTTTTAGCCTGAGTTCAAGTGTTTTTGGTGTCTATACTTCAAGTCCCAGTGCTTTTAAAGTTCCTCGGTGGTGCCTGAGTGTTAAGCCTGAGCATTCGAGTTCTTCAAGTCTTGTTTTCGCCATTGGTGGACTTATTGTGCACCCCATGAGTGTAGCCCTCAGAGCCTTGCCCAATTCTATAAGTCGTGGTTCGTTGCTCACCTATCACCCCTTGTAAGATGCATGGAGTAGTCTTTTGGTGCCTGATGAATAGTCGGCCCTTACTTATGTTACGAGTGGTTCTCCATCTGGCGtgaacttaggccttgtttaaattcagggtgtaaaattttggggtgtcacatcgggtgtcacataaaaaaaaattacagaatccgtcagtaatccgcgagacgaatttattaagcctaattaatccgtcattaacacatgtgttattgtaacaccacattgtcaaatcataaattaattaggcttaaaagattcgtctcccaaattagtcgcaaactatgcaattagttatatTTTAATCTGTATTTAATACTCTAtctatgtgtccaaacattcgatgggatagggAATAAACTTTATGGGGATAAATTAAAAAAAGGCCTTAGTTGTCAACAACACTGCTGCTGTATTGGCAACACTGGACGGGAACAGGATCGGGAAGAGGCAGATGAAGAAGAAGCCCAGCCGGACGCGACGAAAATGCTTAGGCCCAACACGAGAACATGCGGCCCAAAGTGGGTAAAATAGATATGTATGCCCATGAGTGAGAGAGAGGACTTGAATAATTTTGTAAACATTGAACTCTGAATCGAATCCTGTTCTCGCCCCTGCTCATCTTCTTCCCCTTTTCCTAAGGGGACTTGCTAGCGTCCAGATGTCCGATCCAGAGTGCTAGCATCGGACGGTGTCGCACGCACAAGAGAAATGGAGCTCGTGCCGCCTGTTTTTCGCACGCCCCACTGCGTGGGCCCTCACACCTGCGCTCGGTTTCTCACGCGCCTATATGCGCCCGCTTGGCGGCGCCCCAGGAGCAACAGCAGGTGGGTCCCATTGCAGCATATGTAATATCAGATCTACTTTTGCGACACCTAGATGAAACAAAAGCAGCATACGTCCGGAACagctgaaacacttacaacatacgtctactATACATGCAAAACACCTgaaagccattgcaaacataggcaacatccagatgaaatactTGCACAATACATATGAAGCACTTGAaagatacgcttgcaacatgcatatatatgtaacattcagatctacttttgcaacatccatatgaaacactgaCAAGCATATGTCtaatacagatgaaacatttagaacatacacttgaaacatacatgtgtatccattgcaacatgtgcaacatctcgatgtacttttgcaacatcccaaTCTGATTTTGCAACATGGATAtaaaactcttgcaacatacctcAGAAACACCTGAAACGCTTagcatacgtttgcaacatgctcTTTCAGCGCAAACATCTCTATGCTGCTTCGGTGAATGGAGGCTCATCGGTGCATGGAGATCACCGGTGTGCTTGTCGGCGGTGCACGAAGGGTAGGGTAGGGACGGCATGGGTGGTGGTGGCGTAGAGGATGGGTGGGTGGCGCGAGAGGTCACCGGTGTGCTCGCCGACAACACGGACCTGGGCGGCAGCACATAGAGGGCAGGGTGGGGCGGCATGTGCGGTGGTGGCGCAGAGGACGGGTGGGCTCAGCAGCGGTGGCGCAGAGGGTAGGCGGAGCGTCCAGATGATCGGACGCCCTGACCCATCATTTCCATTCCCCAAGCCTCTCTGTTCTTCCCCATTGGTAACGTCAGTTTCCGCCAGCCGGCCCTCATGAAGGTGTCTAGTGGTTGTTGTTCTCGGATTTTTATTTAGATGATTATTTTAAAATGTAAAAGGTAGGAAAGAAAATGTGCTTCAACCCATGTGCCGCTGATAGTCGGGCGGGTTGAAACATTGTTACTCGGCCAATATATTTTTCGTCTCTTAGAGGATCTTGGCCAAAGTACTTTCCCATGCGTGGTACAGGCCATGAGAGCCCAGCCCAGATGAATGCTCCATGTCAATCGTGCGACAGTGCGAGGCGTGGAAGAGAGTTTAAAGCCCAGCGAATACTCACATATATGAGCTTTGCAGTTTGTACGGAAATTGCTAAGAggtgcactactacagaaatcatTTTTGCTGGCACGTTGTTTTTTTTTCACAGGCGGTTCACAATTTCATGACGCCAGTACAAAAAATAGGGTGGGCCCAGCAAGAGAACCGCTTGTGTAAATggtatttacacaggcggttgtCATTGTAAACCGCCTGTGAAAATACAcgtatttacacaggcggtagAGATAGGAGAGCCGCCTGTGTAAATTGTTTTACACAGGTGGTCCTCCTTACCAACCGCCTGTGTTAATGCTGCTATAAATTCCCTTCGTCCACCTCCAGACAAGAACAGTTACTCGCGTGCTGTGTGCACAGTGGCGGACAGAGAAGTGGCGATTCCAAGGGGGGAGGTTTTGAACTTCATTTTTTTGGTGAGAAACTTCCAAAAGGTTAGTTAGTGTCGTTGCCGCCATTTTTTTTAGTGATTCTTTGGTTCAATTCTTGTATTGGAGGTGCTctaaatctagggttagggttagggttcatagcTAGGGCAAGGGAGagagttttagcttttttttgtaaattcatagtaaattgtaTCTTGCTCGGATTATAGAAAATAAATACTTTTTAGAattcttgtgagtagatctatgtaATAGAATAATGATTAACACTTTATAAAGTCTTGTCAATTGTTATACTTATTTCCTGTAATTATAAACTGTGAATTAATTTAGTTTTTTAATctacgtacttagggtttatgaaTTAATTTAGTAGTTAATGTTTTgttaattagggttagttattattgtctatacttagggtttgttaaatagggttagttattatttcatgtaccttagGTTTTTCAATAATTTTTGTTAGTAATTGATGGTTTATTATTTAGGGTTAGATATTTCATGTACTTAGGGTTAGTTAATTAATTTAGTTAGTAATTAATGGTTTATTAATTAGGGTTAGTTAGTATttcatgtacttagggtttgttaattagggtttgttatttttgcttatacttagggtttgttaatcaAGATGCCATCTCCGTTTAATTAATTCTTATAATTATAAAAATGAgtttaaataattatttaaattttttattttgtaaatTCTGTAAGAGGTAGGTTTTCATATCTATTTAATTGATGGAGGATAGAATCTTAGTTATGAGGGGTTATTTTCGTTTTGTTTTTAGAGTGACATACAATATTTTCCTAACTAATTACAGATAAATATGGAGAGGTCATTATGGATGTACAACTTATCAAGATTAGACCCATCTTATGTAGTGGAGGTCCAAAAATTTATTGATGCCATGAAGATACATGCTCAGAGAACAAAGGCGAAGCACATATGTTGTCCATGCGTAGACTGTAAAAATATTGTGGTATTTGACAATGTGGAAGCAATCACTTCTCATCTGGTTTGCAGAGGATTTGTGGAGGACTACTTGATTTGGACAAAACATGGTGAGGGTAGTTCTACACCTTATATGCGGACAACTGACAACACTGCAAGTAACATCAATGTGGAGGGTCCAATGCCATATCTCAATGAATGTGATGCTATGCCAGATATCAATGAAACCCATCATGCTATGCTAGATGTCAATCAAACTCATAATTCTACGTCCGATGTTAATGAAACTCAGCATGTTAACACTGATGCCATTGAAGATGCAGATTTCTTAGAGGCAATAATGAACCGTTGTGCGGATCCATCAATATTCTTCATGAAGCGAATGGAAGCCTTGAAGAAGGCAGCAGAAGAGCCTTTGTACAATGAGTCGAAAGGTTGTACCAAAGAGTGGTCGACACTACGGGCTGTTCTTCAGTTTTTGACGATTAAGGCTAGATATGGTTGGTCCGATGCTAGGTTCAATGATTTATTGCGTGTACTTGGAGACCTTCTTCCTAAGGAGAACAAAGTGCCTGCTAACACGTACTATGCAAAGAAGCTAGTCAGTCCACTTACGATGGGTGTTGAGAAGATCCACGCATGTAGAAATCATTGTATTCTATATCGGGGTGATCAGTATAAAGACTTAGACAGTTGTCCAAACTGTGGTGCTAGTAGGTACAAGACGAATAAAGATTATCGAGAGGAAGAGAATGCAGCCTCTGTTTCTTCAGGGAGGAAGCGAAAGAAGACGCAAACAAAGACTCAACAAGACAAACGTTCAAAGCCCACTAGCAATATCGAAGTGGACTATTATGCGTTGAGAAGAATTCCTGCATTGGTGATATGGTATCTCCCTGTGGTTGATCGTTTGAGGTGTTTGTTTGCAAACCCTGATGATGCGGAACTTATGACCTGACATGCTTCTGATGAAAGGAAAGATGATGGAAAGTTACGACATCCAGCCGATGCAAAGCAATGGCAAGAATTCGATAAGAAATATCCAGACTTTGCCGAGGATCCACGAAATGT
Coding sequences within:
- the LOC136455025 gene encoding potassium channel KAT4-like; protein product: MARRPGAETESWALPGIGRGGVSGDLLPAFGELSPSVGNNAINPYDCSYRWWQGFLIVLVLYSAWSSPFELALEKAATTPLLVVDLIVDVFFAVDIAVAFFVAYFDRSANLFVDDRRKITTTYLARPSFAMDVASTVPFHVIYRLVSGRSTGFRYLNLLRMWRLQRVSKLFARLEKDIRFDYFYTRLIKLCGVTLLALHSSACIFLWMAFHHGHGDEEHTHTWLGSQVRDFEGRSVWVSYTYAVYWSITTLATVGYGDLHAVNPGEMVFATCYMLFNIGLTSYIIGNMTNLVVHAATNTFKMRDMVRRVSTFGSVNRLPPELREQMMASAQLRFSTGEVIQQQLLSDLPTVLRSRVAHHLFRDTVQRCYLFQGVSNDLVLQLVSEMRAEYFPPKADTVLQKVTSTDCYIIVSGAADVLTTAADGTEKLVMKIGPHGMAGEMGVILGVPQPFTVRSSRLTQAVCISLSHLLQCSNTADANTVYANFVQHLKSLKEQVSADAPLFEEILSKTSMVKKNRNFFGTEQHEETAPSPCMLPRRQHGLRVVIHDRFPSHGTEKQRSRAAGKLVLLPDSLQELMKVAEAKFGKAARRVLTVDGAEVDDVAVLRDGDHLVLCW